The DNA sequence GGGGCTTGTCATGCTTGGAACTTTGGTGTACACTGCTGTCACTGCTGGTTCTCCTTTCCGATTGGAGCTTTTAAATCCGTAAGTTCTTCATACTTGTTATTATTAGCATTATTTGATGTTACTATCCTTGTTGTCAAGCTGCATGAATGAGATGTGTATCCTTTTTTGTACTTTTCGTGAGATGGAACATTCTTTTTGTTACCTCATTATCACTTTATTTGTGTTATCTCCTGCATTGACCAAgttattttgttttccattttgaTGTAATGGCTTCAATTTTAAAGAAAGTTTATGGTCATGCAACAAGAACCTTGTCAAGCCTTAGAAAAAAACAGTTTTTGAAGAAGCTGAGGATATATTTCTTGATGTGTGGCAATCTTCATTATTTGAGTTTAGTGCCCAAATGCACAGCTATCAGTGTTAACTTGATCTCAGCACAATCCAAATACTGATAATAAAGCACTAATAAATTACTTGCTCATGTAGTAAGCAATGTATCTGTTGGTAAACATTTTAACGCTTGTGCAAAGAGTGTAGTGCggattacattattttaaaagatgcaAATCTAGCAGGTATTTTTAGCCTTCATTTTCCTAAGTTAAATATTCACCAAGACCAATGCTTGTACTTGCTGCGTTTCATTCAAGAAGCTATTTACATCTTTGCTTTTGCACGCTCATGTTAGAAAATTTTCTTTGAAGTTTCAGCTTACCCcagttatttttcatttaagtgAATATGATTAACTCCAAAATGTTTGCAGGTGGTCGGCAGCAACACTAGTTGACTTCTACATCAATGTTGTGGCTCTAGCAGTATGTctactttttttaatcttaGCAGCTCTAAATCATacaaatgtaaatttatttcataaaatggaGGATTAAGGTTCAATGAggcaaaacaatttttaataatatttatattgatatgcTTGGaatcacattttttataatataagtcTAAAATTctatatgaaaaaatttattgttGAAAAATAGATGTTTGGCCTCCCTGTTCTGTACTAAAATCACATGTCACTTATAAAATTCTTGATGGTTATAAGCATTTATGCCCCTATAAAGTTAAAGTAGGtgtattttctttgtttactgattaaaaaaatattgttctaGAGAATTAGTCTAAAAGATCTTTTAAATGACTCTCAATTACATTCACATTGAAGGCATCGATTGGTGTTACATTCCGTTAGATGTGTTCTAGTTAATTGGTTTATCCACGCAGAGCATGTAACTTTCAAACTTTCCCAACTCGCTATTTGATTTTTTGCATTCTGTTTATCGTAGTAAGATGGGACAAGATTTAAGAGAATGAAAGGAGGTAGTTCTCTTCTTCCAGAAACCATAAGGGAaaagatatttgtttttatttcctAATTTGAGGCCATTTGATTATGTAAAATTACCTGCAATGGGGTTTCTATTTGGGTCATTTAATGCCTACCAGAGAAGCCAGCCATCTATATATATGTGCTACGAATTGCATTTTGGAGCTTTAGCAGAAAGATTTTATTAAGTCAAGGAATAGAGTTTTCATTGGCAGTAGTTGTGAAAATGATCTATTTGAACCTCTAAAAAATGTTAAGATAATCAACGTCAAAATGTTTTTGCATGCAAAGTTATGTTCAATTCTATAATGCTGaagtttaatttcattaatattgtTTTGGATAAGTTTAGGTATCATATTCCTAACTATTCATGCAATATCAGGTCTGGGTTGCCTACAAAGAATCTAGTTGGATTTCTGCAGTCTTCTGGATAATTCTATTAATATGTCTTGGCAGGTTTGTTCTCAcaattttgatttttctcaTTGGTTGGTGATTAAAACTAGTTATCATTAGAAAATACCTTTCAAGAACTTTTACTAGCTATAGTTTTATGACAGATTCCAGTTGCCAATGAACAACTGTTTAGTTTTTAGCTATACATTGATTTGGATATCAAATTTAGTCTTTTAGataaattatgcataatttgtatattttaacaGAAATGTGATTGTACTGTAATAGAGCTTATTACTGGAATATTCCAGAAAagattgatttatatttttcttgttgaGATTATGGTAGAACTGATTACTTCTTTACTTGCACGAGCAGAGTTACAGTTTATGCCAGTTAACAACACATACATATAGACTGATAAGTTTTTTGTGGTTGACGTTTGAttcacttttcaaaattttcagcaTTGCTACTTCATTCTACATCGTATTGCAGCTGTTTCAGATATCTGCTCAAGATCCTGCTTACCTTGTTTTAGTGCAACATGGGGACAGGCAAGCAAGCATTTAGtactcttttcttttgatttttgaaCATTTGTATTGGGGGACTTGAGCAGGCATGAAGTAATATTTTTAGGCTTGCAAAATCCTTTAACTGTTTAGAAGTTAGTGTTCTGTCTCGCCGAGACTGTTATCACTGGTTAAGTTTATCAGGTAATAAGAGAAGAATGAAGGTCACCTCTAGTTGCATAACCTCTATCTTTCTCTCACTTTTTGTAGTTTACTCAgaaatgttaataattattttcataataggtcagaaaacaaatataagggGATTTCTGGTCAGGCAACATAGCAATGGTGTTCATGAACCAAAGGCATGTAAGAGGCTCATATGGTATGTTATTGCAATGCAAATGTGAGTGGATTGCCATAAGGCTTACGCTCCGGCATTTACTTTGTTTCATAATTGCAGGAAATTAAAAAGGGTATGGGATAATCCCTGAACAGATATGGTAACACCAgaagacaaaattaaattaatatactaGTGCAATAAATGTAGTTTGGAGATCATTACTTCTGTCAACACTACTGTCGGGTGGACGATGTCGTTCTTCTAGCAGTAACTGTAGACTTGTGTACTTTCTTGTCTCataaatgtgtaattttttccTCTATATAACACTGTAGCTGTAACTAATTGTAAACTTTAAATTCTATGGCACTCATGTGTTATGTATGAAAATATCTTTGTCCAGGTGTCTATATGGGTTAAAAGGTCATTTCGAAATAGATGTCAAATCGTTATATACATTGTCAAGTCCCTCCCTAAAAATCTTAATATGGCAACCATCTCACCTAAACAAGGTAAGCCTTAATAAATGAGCTAGAACAATAATGTGTGTAAAATTGAACGAGTGGTTAatgttttaaatacttttagGAATTTACTTTGTTGGATAATATTAGATATACACCCTTTACAAATGACCCAACTCCTTCCAGAATTTCTCAACTTttaacaggaaaaaaaaaacatatgaattAACATATTGATCCTCCAATGAAGTTTCTACTGAACTACAATATATTGAGTATTCATTTCCATTGGTTGGCTTTGAGACTTGATCCTCTGTTGTGGAAGAGGTCTTCCTGTAACCACGTGTAATTGCTTTCTCTGTTTTGTCATACTTTTGATCATTCATCTTTTTTTGATTCTATACCTTTCCTtaacttttttatgttattgGTTTTCGAAAATTGGTTAGTCTTGTCATCACCAACCAAAGGATTCTATCAAGCTTTCCATGGGTACAGATACTGTACAAAAGAATAATGATAGAATATCATCCAAGGACAATTTCAATTACCTTTTCTCAATGTGTCCTTCATTACGTAAAACCCAAGATTCTTGCCAACAAGTTTCACCCTCAAGGCATCTTGTCATGGTTCACACAATTCATCAAACACTGAATCTGCTATGTGAACCATGGACTTCGGATTATTATCGTCTTCATTTTCAATCTTTGCAAAATTATTCTTCAGTAAGTTTATCTTCTGCGGTGGTGTCTTTTTACCCATCATcaactttttgaaaaagatcTGTTTCTTATCACTTCACCACCTCCATCCTGTGGGTGGATCTTTGCAAGAGCCGCCATTGTCAGAAGCTCTGAAAATTAATACTCTGGATTGTTACCTGCTGCCATCATATAATAAGATTTGCTCACTTATGTTCTTTAAACTGATTTATCAATATTGATATTCATTTCTTTTACAGagtttacttttaatttttctcttttagtaacttttttttttaatttaagtaattactcaaaaaaatgacttttacttttttaaatattattttttaaaagttaaataacaaGTCATAATAcagttataaaaattatttccgTTTATAATTATCcttttataaaaactatttaataatttattaatgtattttacttcaataataaaaagttgagttatagtaaaagaaaaatagatacaTATGTTCtcactaatatttaatatatagatAATAAAGTTTTACATTCAAGTGTCCAGAAATCcgcttttaataaatattttatttataattagtaGATTCACATGTGTAAATACGagttatacttttttttattttgtatattaaaataataaagtaataaaaatattatgtaataaaatatcataaaaattaagttatattgttttaaataactattaaagtaatgaagtaataaatataagtgatggataataattttagttttaaatatgataaatagaattgatatcatAATATGGTGCAGTTAATTggttttatgaaataattaaactaGCATGTGATTggtgacttttttttatttaaatatttttaaaataataatataatttttattatatttatttaaccattaaaaatattaataataatattaatataaattataaaatttttaaaagattaaaaatctatttagctaaaatatttagtagaatcagattttttataattaaaaaaattataataataacaccattatgaataataataataataataataataataataataataataataataataataataataataataataataataataataataataataaaaaaaaaaaaaaaacaataatgataatgataccaataataacaatttaatgataataaaaataatgtttatgctataaataataatgtcaatCTTAATACTAAGACTAATTAATGTTAacgataataatttataattatatataaagatatacatcaacaaaataaaataaaataaaatggacaAGCAATTGTAATATAGtcccgtagtaaataaaattaagatgcgtgtgtaactataataataataataataatatcattataataatatcccgtaatgatacaaataataataataatacaacaactaCACATATAAAGAGATACACTTTTTGATGCTCACAATGATCCGCTTCTCTACACGGCAACCCTTGGATAGTGGTTATTTTGCATTCTATACCTTTGAACTTTCATTTCCTACAATGTTGAACTTAATGCTATCCAATCTCTCCTTCTTCcccattctctctctctctctctctctatatatatatatatatatatattttgcctTGTTGGTAGAAGACTAACTATATCACAGTTAATCAAATTCAATTTCAGAAATTCATAAAGATCAACAGAAATGTGaattgtgaaaaaaagaataaatcaagaATAAGAAAGTCACAATGACAACAAAGAAACTTCATAAACGAagtaaaaaaatacaacattcataaaagaactaaaatttACATAATATAAATTGATTGAGAAAAGTGTAAAATCAATTAGCATTAGattcaagaaaagaaaggtGCAAGCCTCATAGCGTCCTCCTTTGAAATACTCACTTGCATGGTAAACTCCATCTTTATGAATGTCTACTTTGCACACATTGGGTATCTGATTTGCCTATTACAGATACtatagagagaagaagaagaaggactGAATCAAAGAAGAAGAGTTGTCTCTAATTCTTTCTAAATACCCATTTTTATTGAAACAATAACCCTAAGAAGTAAAAGAACCTAGGTCTCATCCACGCTTCTACATCAATGTCTTCGAGTTCCACTAAATTCATTCAACGCCAACCCTCTTTTGATTGGTTCTTTCCAGCACTACTTCGCTCGAGACCTCCAATCACCCTGGTTTAACAAGGGTTTTCTTCTTTCGCCCTACGTTAGCATTAGGCTCAAACATCTTATTGTCTATTTCTACCATGGTGATAATAGTGCTCAAGAaaagtttatcattttttactattttatttttataatatattagtaaataaacataatttgtgttaaaatattattattcatttaaacaatttattaatgtaaaattacttataattaatattatagttgtgatatatttgtgttaaaatattatttataattgatttattataataatactaatattgattataaatttactactatcactacgaataatattattaaaaattataaataataatacttacaaaaatattaaaaatgacaaTATTACTTGTACTACACCTAATCGGCCTAGACGAAATACAACGGACACTTATCACCATTTACCAACATAATTATATCGACAAAGGCTGGGAGACTGGTGTACTGCACCTAGTCGGCCTAAGCCGAATAATAGCAAGCACCACGTAAATGCTAAGGTACCCGGACTAAACCGCTAAGAAGAGTCATTGATAAAAGAAACTGAAAGCAACAATAGCGGCCTAAGCCGTTAAAGGGTAATCGGCTTAGGCCGACAACTCTATAAACAGGACGCTCCAATGAAAGCCACCAGTCCCCAATAATCGAATTAAGGACCTAGGctaaggcccaggcccacctacggCCCAAGCAAGGGTCCAACTCATGACGTGgctagacataattaatgatctataaatatgcatggaccccacgaattaaaggtacgcattcattacttccctaATCATCTGATTTGATTTTCTGAGAGATTTTactgacttgagcttcggagtcccttctgcaggtaacccctcccgggttcAAGCAGACATAtgccaaccgggaagaggcctactgaggagatgACGGACTATGGGTAAGGTGTTACTTGTACCTAActcattttatttgttctttgcaggaacattacttataattaatattatagttgaaatcataaataaataaaaaaataaaaacaaattgactttTGTAAGATTTGAACTTAGATCCTTTtgtaccaaaattttaaaatgaggAACAAACTAATTTCTATGACACttattaataaaagataatggataatataataattttggtagtattttcttttcttaatatgtaatagataatagattcatgataaatatttttaataatttatttaaaatttgtatttcctttagttattttacatgatgaatttattttaaagaatataatatttgtattactatttccgttatgttaatatattttttattataagaaatagtaaaatgaaaaaaaaaatctgaatttTGCAGTATGAGAACCACGTATTTttcctaatatttttaaagtttagaatgaaataaaaaaataaaattcaagcaTGAAAACAAAgctaatattttttagtttattttgacatattagttaatatgattttaaaatgtttacatatttaaattaatatattggaAAATTgattctcaattaaaaattaatattaaattaaaatagttttaaaataatttatgtaaagtgtcatataaattcttttaaaacatgaatgaaataattttaaaattatttttaattaaagtaagaGGATtgcttaaatatttaaaagaggAATGTCTGTATAACAACATTACCCCTTGCTATTTCAGTGACGTCACCTCATCGGTGGGCCCTCACCACATTCTATATAAACCGAGCTGTTTGTATTTATAAGTGCTTCAATTCTCCTTTCACCTCGTTTCAGTTATTTCTTCACCCCGCATTTCATGCATTGTCACGCTTCCCCGTATAAATCACACAACATCAAAGACGGACGCAAATTAACACAAATTTACTAACAAACATAGTTTTGTCTGTTTCATCTCTCTggagaaaggaaaaaaagggAAAGGTTTCTTTTTTGGGGATCTTATGTTTGTTTCTTGTGGGAATCTGATTCCTCATGGTGgtgttggaaaaaaaattttgaGACCGGAGGGATGCTCAATTGGCGTGTGTTGATCAAATGTGCAAAAGGGGAGTGAGAAAATTCGATTGTGGTGTCAGGGGTGGGTTTTGTTGAATTGAATCAAGTTTGAAGTTGAATTGAATTTTGAACCGAGTCTGGTATCGGGGCATGTGATTGGAGTTGAGAGTGGGAACGGGTAAGGGATGGCGCGGGATGGGAGCGTCGTCCCTGCGGATCCGCAGGCGATTGTGAAGAAGAAGACACAGTCGTCGAGAAGTTGGATTATGTTCGATGCTACAGGGCAGGGCTCATTGCTGGACGCGGACAAATATGCGATCATGCATCGGGTTCAGATTCATGCGCGTGATCTCAGAATCCTTGATCCCTTGCTTTCTTACCCCTCCACCATTCTCGGTCGTGAGAAGGCCATTGTTCTTAACTTGGAGGTCCGCCATATACTTAGTTTTGATTGTTTAATCTTTTGTTacaatttgttttttacttttttttttcttattctgtTTTTCAGCATATCAAGGCAATTATCACCGCGGAAGAGGTTAGTCAACTTTTTATCCTTCAATACTTCTATCTCTCAAGGGCGGGATTAGAGAACATGAATAAGAACATCATGAAATTGGTTTCGGGAACAAGatttaactctttttattttaggGTAGTCATAATTGAAAATCTGACATTTGACTGGGGTTTGCTCTCAGAGCATTTTATCCTACTCTTGTATTTAATGTCATGGCTAATCTGAGGatggattgaatttttgtttttattgtcaAGTTCATTGAATAAAATGGGTAGGAAGACAGTAAACGACTTGTTGGCTTCTTTTTCCTTGCTTAAAGTAGTGGCTCTTGTACAGGAATATACCTTACATGACTTGCGAAAGAATATACCTTACATGGCTTGTACAAGAATATCTCAGCATAGGACATTTTCTCATATAAGTAGAATATTGCAGAGGCAGTCTCAATTGGCTCATTAACTATCTCTCTAAGCTGGTTTTCATATTTGTGAATTCATGTATCAAACCTTTGGTCCTTCGTAGAATGCTTAATTGTTTCTAGAAATTGAAATGGCATTGCTTCCACATCCTGAATTCCTGATTGTGTCTAAATTATGGTATAGGTATTGTTGAGAGATCCAACAGATGAAAATGTGATCCCTGTTGTCGAGGAACTGCAAAGGCGGTTGCCTCAATCAAGTGCCGGTCTTCAACAGCAAGGAGATGGTAAAGAGTATCTTGGTGGCCAAAATGATGCTGAAGCAGCTGAAGATGATGGTATGCTATATTAATGGTGAACCATAAGTAATCAATATACTCAATGATTGCATCTATTCTTATAAATCTATCCTTTTATTTGCATTATCTATTGCTCTCGTTATCTCAGTGATCTAAATTATGCAATGTAGAGTCACCATTTGAATTCCGGGCCCTGGAAGTTGCTTTAGAAGCCATTTGCAGTTTTCTTGCTGCACGTACAACAGAATTGGAGATGGCTGCTTATCCTGCACTAGATGAACTTACCTCCAAGgtacatatattatttaattctttctCTTCATGTTTACGTTTTAATCTGGAATCCCCTGGTCCGTATCCTTTCATTATAATATTGGAGATCCAAACCAAGGAAATCTTCACTTTTAGAACTGATTTTataaggttgagttagacttatgGTTCATTTCTTGATGCATTATATATAGCATAAGCTAACACATTATGAAGCTGCTTGAAAGTGGCTAAGGGAAAATTTATTTCCTTCATTTCAGTTACTATCCTTTTCATTTGTTTTAACTTATCATTGCTGAGGTGTTCTTTCTAGTTGTGCctgattttttaatgtttttcttttgttgtctGGCTTGAAATGTGTATGCTCTACTTCCCTttctaccttttttttcttgacTTTTTTGGATCTGTCATGAACCTTAGATTATTGTAATCTGCAGATTAGTAGTCGTAATTTGGACAGAGTTCGTAAACTGAAGAGCGCAATGACAAGGCTGACGGCTAGAGTACAAAAGGTAAGTCAAGTTTTTCTGTTAAGCCTGTGAAAAAATTTCACTTATATCCCTTTTTCCTCTTCCATCACCAATTCATGATATCTGGAACAGGTCAGAGATGAGCTGGAACAATTGctggatgatgatgatgatatggCTGACCTATACCTGTCAAGAAAAGCAGGTTCATCATCACCGGTCAGTGGAACAGGTGCTTCAAATTGGTTTGCTTCCTCCCCCACCTTAGGATCAAGGATATCTAGGGCAAGTAGAGCAAGTCTAGCAACAGTACGTTTAGATgaaaatgatgtggaagagctTGAAATGTTACTAGAGGTTATAAACTGTACTTGCTTTAAAGAATAGTAGGAAAAAATATTCCATTATTTTAATGAGGAAAAGTTGTTATTAATGGCGTTTATCCATTTTGCAggcttattttagtgaaattgATCATACGTTGAACAAATTAACCACAGTAAGTATCATGTATGTGTAAAGATGTGCAATAAGGAGccataaatgttaaattttcagACATGGCAGATACATGTTAGATAGAAAGTGTTTGGGAAGATTGTTTCTTTGTAAAtatgtagaatttttttttttgtttcttattaaTTTAGAACCCATTATTTGCTTGGTCCTCTGGTTATTAGACAGTTAACTCAAGGTCTTTTGGGTAGGGAGTTTTAGTTTCAGACTAGTAAGCTTGTTAATGTTTGGCAAAATTAATGCAACACTTTGggaaattttttatcaacaaagcGGATTTTCCTTTTGCTCTCTTCCTTCTTCCATCTGCTGCTGTTTTAAAGTTGAACTTTGTGGTTTATATTCAAAATCTTGATTTGGAAGTATTTTGTgcaactttttaaaattctcCACATCAGTTTTAAGAACTTGTGAGATGATATAGTCTTTGTTGGATTACTTCTTGTGTGAGATTGAGTGATTTGTGctatttttccttttagttCAAGTAGACCATACTTGGGTCTATTCTGTACCactttttcctttaaaattaaatattatgataattcTGCTTCTATGTCTAATTCACGTTGTCAAGATCCCTGAATTTTGTGAGGAGATGTTTTAAGAGACTCTAAGCGCATTAGATTAGACTTTTCTAAAACGGGACTGAAAACTAGTGCCCTGTTTTCATATTTGTTTGGTCTCTTTAAAAGTCTGTGTTATTTACTTGTATAATTTTACTCAAACTTCGAATGTGCTGTTTAGGGTAGCTTTACTTTTACCTAACTATCTCCTTTTTGTTTTCGTTTAAAGCTGCGGGAGTACATTGATGATACTgaagattatattaatattcaaGTAAGTAGCTATCAATTTACTGAAGATATCTGAATATATGTTTAGTGACACGAAATTCAAGTGATAGTTTTCCATTTTGCAGCTTGACAACCATCGCAATCAGCTCATTCAGGTGCTTTCCATATTTCTGCactttttgttgtgtttttttaatgaaattgcTAAATGGTCTTCAACTCTTGTGCAGTTAGAGCTCTTTCTTAGCTCTGGAACTGTTTGCCTATCTTTCTACTCTTTGGTGACTGCAATATTTGGCATGAATATCCCATATACTTGGAACGACAACCATGATTACATGTTCAAATGGGTATGCAAATGATTACTGGTTGGTTACACATGTGCCTATATATTATGATATGGAATTTGCTAAATTGCATCTATTTGTTTTcttagaaagaaaatatattagcAAGTCGTAATCAAGGTTATCTTAAAATACATCAAAGATGTAACTTACTAATACATTCCTTCTTAAAAAAGCAAGAAAGTATATGTTAGTGAATTCTAGTGGAGTGTGCTATCAGAtacctatttatttttaaggagTATGTAATATTTTGGACTTGATGATGTgagtaaagaataaaaatgattatGGTTTGTTGCAGGTAGTTATCATCTCAGGAGTACTTTCTGCTTTGATGTTTGTCATAATTACAGCCTATGCTCGCAATAAGGGATTAGTTGGATCGTGAAAATAATTTACTGGGAAGGGGTATGAATCATGTATATAGTTGTCTAATAATTATGTTGTGCAGCATTTTGTTAGAGTTAGTTCAACATATATGGATGAGTTATGGGTTCGCGTTAGTACCAATGAGGGTGTTAGCCTTTGGATAAGCTATTTTGTTATGTGATTCAGTCATTATCATAACACATTGTAAATACTGTTTACACAGTCACATTTGATTCCTTCTTCTGAATAAGCTTAATTTCTAGATACTTGATTAAATTACAATTAAGTGGAATATACTAATTAATGCATGattttatcttgtttaaatAAGGATAACAAAGTGATCCCAAACTCCATAACCAAACCATTTCAAAGGTTTAATTAGGAGTTGTTGTTGCATTTTCTTTGGATTTCCAATTTTAGTCaaagaaatattaagaaattattttcgAACTGGTTTGAGTATAGTTGGAAATGAAGTTGGAGACTATCTCATAGTAAGTTCTGTCATCAAATGTTTTGTGGATTCTAAGGCCTAAGTTCAACACAGAAAACCAACATGGTAGGACAATGaatccatttttattttaatacattcTTAATGAACTTTCTCATAATCTCAATCAATTAGGAAACaactttttaagataattattatacaaagttATA is a window from the Vigna unguiculata cultivar IT97K-499-35 chromosome 7, ASM411807v1, whole genome shotgun sequence genome containing:
- the LOC114190234 gene encoding magnesium transporter MRS2-2-like, which translates into the protein MARDGSVVPADPQAIVKKKTQSSRSWIMFDATGQGSLLDADKYAIMHRVQIHARDLRILDPLLSYPSTILGREKAIVLNLEHIKAIITAEEVLLRDPTDENVIPVVEELQRRLPQSSAGLQQQGDGKEYLGGQNDAEAAEDDESPFEFRALEVALEAICSFLAARTTELEMAAYPALDELTSKISSRNLDRVRKLKSAMTRLTARVQKVRDELEQLLDDDDDMADLYLSRKAGSSSPVSGTGASNWFASSPTLGSRISRASRASLATVRLDENDVEELEMLLEAYFSEIDHTLNKLTTLREYIDDTEDYINIQLDNHRNQLIQLELFLSSGTVCLSFYSLVTAIFGMNIPYTWNDNHDYMFKWVVIISGVLSALMFVIITAYARNKGLVGS